Proteins encoded together in one Cicer arietinum cultivar CDC Frontier isolate Library 1 chromosome 4, Cicar.CDCFrontier_v2.0, whole genome shotgun sequence window:
- the LOC101506083 gene encoding pumilio homolog 4 isoform X1, with translation MANGSNVDAQTLEESLQHLPNRTIEDTLQSELGRILQEQRNQQYTNRDRGYDIYRSGSAPPTVEGSLSAYGSLRNSDFRGNNSVRSNNNGFLTEDEIRSHPAYLSYYYSHESINPRLPPPLLSKEDWRVAQRFQVGGSSSIEGFGDWRKNATPNGDSSSLFSMQPGFSVQQAENDLMELRKASGRNLSRQSSTQLLDRHMDGLARMSGTGLGGRRTCFSDILQQDGLDQPALSSNMSRPASHNAFGDIRDSTGIVGRESLEGLRSSASTPGLIGLQNHGVNVSHSFSSAVGSSLSRSTTPESHVIGRPVGSAVPLMGSNVFSAEKSGIGMGNHNGHTSNMTDLSEMVSSLSGLNLSGARRAEQDSLLKSKMQLEVDSHANVLLSTPNNVNLPKHNELATDLNTFSLNERVNLLKKTASFASLRSNVHSSGNITSLPSIDFTSQVPGAYPANTKLNNMYNNHIETALRGRRDGQNLDALGNQVGSEFNSTTMDPRIIQCLQQSSGYSMHGMSSSGDPFQMRNFSDASHGDLEGLQKAYLETLLSQQKQQYELPLLSKSGLLNQGFFGSQPYGLVMPHPGKQIANSSLPSLGSGNPLFDNERLSRINTMVRSSMGGSGSTWHADIANNMETRFASSLLDEFKNNKAKPFELSDITDHVVQFSTDQYGSRFIQQKLETAPVEEKTKIFPEIVPHARALMTDVFGNYVIQKFFEHGTDSQRKELASQLTGHVLPLSLQMYGCRVIQKALEVVDVDQQSQMVSELSGAIMKCVRDQNGNHVIQKCIECVPQDRIQFIVSSFYGQVVALSTHPYGCRVIQRVLEHCDDLSTQEIIMEEIMQAVCTLAQDQYGNYVIQHILQHGKPHERTVVISKLAGQIVKMSQQKFASNVIEKCLAFGSSEERQILVNEMLGTSDENEPLQCCMNDDATCNMQAMMKDPFGNYVVQKVLETCDDQSLELILSRIKVHLNALKRYTYGKHIVSRVEKLITTGERRIGLLA, from the exons ATGGCAAATGGGAGTAATGTGGATGCTCAAACTTTGGAGGAGAGTTTGCAGCATTTGCCAAATAGGACTATTGAAGACACCTTGCAGAGTGAGCTGGGAAGGATACTGCAAGAGCAGCGTAATCAGCAGTATACCAATCGAGATCGTGGTTATGATATTTATAGGAGTGGAAGTGCACCTCCAACAGTGGAGGGATCATTAAGTGCTTATGGTAGTCTGAGGAACTCTGATTTCAGAGGGAATAATAGTGTGAGGAGTAATAATAATGGATTTCTGACTGAAGATGAGATTCGATCACATCCGGCCTATCTTTCGTATTATTATTCACATGAGAGCATTAATCCCAGGTTGCCGCCACCATTGTTGTCAAAAGAAGATTGGCGTGTTGCACAAAGGTTTCAAGTTGGCGGGTCTTCTTCAATTGAGGGATTTGGAGACTGGAGGAAGAATGCGACCCCGAATGGCGATAGTTCATCACTATTTTCAATGCAACCAGGATTTTCAGTACAGCAGGCAGAAAATGATTTGATGGAACTGAGGAAAGCCAGTGGACGGAATCTCTCTAGGCAGAGTTCAACTCAGCTACTCGATAGACATATGGATGGTTTGGCAAGAATGTCAGGAACTGGTCTTGGTGGGAGGAGGACGTGTTTTTCTGACATTCTGCAG CAGGATGGACTTGATCAACCTGCTTTGTCTAGCAATATGTCACGTCCAGCAAGTCACAATGCATTTGGTGATATAAGGGACTCAACTGGCATTGTTGGTCGCGAGTCCTTGGAAGGGTTGCGTTCATCAGCCTCTACCCCAGGTTTGATTGGACTTCAAAACCATGGTGTAAATGTTTCTCACAGTTTTTCATCTGCTGTGGGTTCTTCTCTGTCAAGGTCGACGACTCCTGAATCACATGTTATTGGGAGACCAGTTGGATCTGCTGTTCCTCTAATGGGTAGCAATGTGTTCTCTGCTGAGAAAAGTGGTATTGGCATGGGTAACCACAATGGTCACACTTCCAATATGACCGATCTTTCTGAGATGGTGTCCTCTTTATCAGGGTTAAATTTATCAGGTGCTAGACGTGCAGAGCAAGATAGTCTTTTGAAATCTAAGATGCAGTTGGAAGTTGATAGTCATGCTAATGTTCTGTTAAGCACGCCGAACAATGTTAATTTACCCAAACATAACGAGCTTGCAACAGACCTTAACACATTTAGTTTGAACGAGCGAGTCAATCTACTGAAAAAAACTGCTTCTTTTGCTAGTCTCCGTTCAAATGTGCATTCTTCTGGAAATATAACAAGTTTGCCAAGTATAGACTTCACTAGCCAAGTTCCTGGTGCATATCCTGCAAACACAAAATTGAATAATATGTACAATAATCATATTGAGACAG CTTTGAGGGGTCGCAGAGATGGACAAAATTTAGATGCTCTAGGAAATCAAGTTGGTTCTGAATTCAATTCCACAACTATGGATCCACGCATCATCCAATGTTTGCAGCAAAGTTCTGGTTACTCCATGCATGGAATGAGTAGTTCTGGTGATCCATTTCAAATGAGAAATTTCTCTGATGCTTCACATGGAGACTTAGAGGGACTTCAGAAAGCATATCTCGAGACACTTCTTAGTCAACAAAAGCAACAGTATGAGCTCCCACTGCTGAGCAAATCTGGGCTTCTTAATCAAGGTTTCTTTGGGAGTCAGCCATATGGTCTTGTAATGCCACATCCAGGAAAGCAGATAGCCAATTCCTCGCTTCCTTCTCTTGGATCTGGAAATCCACTGTTTGATAATGAACGTTTATCTCGCATAAATACTATGGTGAGAAGTTCAATGGGAGGTTCTGGCAGCACATGGCATGCTGATATTGCCAATAACATGGAGACCAGGTTTGCTTCATCCTTGCTGGATGAATTCAAGAACAACAAAGCCAAACCATTTGAACTTTCAGATATTACAGATCATGTAGTACAGTTCAG TACTGATCAGTACGGTAGCCGCTTTATTCAGCAGAAATTAGAAACAGCTCCTGTAGAAGAGAAGACCAAGATATTTCCTGAGATTGTTCCTCATGCTCGTGCTTTGATGACTGATGTCTTTGGCAATTATGTCATACAGAAA TTTTTTGAGCACGGTACAGATAGTCAAAGAAAGGAATTGGCCAGTCAACTTACAGGTCATGTTTTACCTCTTAGTCTGCAAATGTATGGTTGCAGAGTGATTCAGAAG GCCTTGGAGGTGGTTGATGTTGATCAGCAGAGTCAAATGGTGTCGGAGCTCAGTGGTGCAATAATGAAATGTGTACGTGACCAAAATGGAAACCATGTTATTCAGAAGTGTATAGAGTGTGTCCCTCAAGATAGAATTCAGTTTATCGTCTCATCTTTTTATGGGCAAGTTGTTGCGCTTTCTACCCACCCTTATGGGTGCAGAGTTATTCAG AGGGTTCTAGAACATTGTGATGATCTAAGTACCCAAGAAATTATCATGGAAGAAATCATGCAAGCTGTCTGCACTTTAGCACAGGATCAATATGGAAATTATGTCATTCAG CACATCCTCCAACATGGTAAACCACATGAACGGACTGTTGTTATCAGCAAGCTTGCTGGGCAAATTGTTAAGATGAGCCAGCAAAAATTTGCTTCCAATGTCATCGAGAAATGCTTGGCTTTTGGCAGTTCTGAAGAACGTCAGATTTTGGTGAATGAAATGCTTGGTACCTCTGATGAGAATGAGCCTTTACAG TGTTGCATGAACGATGATGCAACATGCAATATGCAGGCTATGATGAAAGACCCTTTTGGAAATTATGTTGTGCAAAAGGTTCTCGAGACTTGTGATGATCAAAGTCTTGAGCTGATCCTTTCTCGCATCAAGGTCCACTTAAATGCCCTGAAGCGATATACTTACGGAAAACATATAGTTTCTCGTGTAGAGAAGCTGATAACCACTGGAG AAAGGCGCATAGGGTTGTTGGCCTAA